A genomic region of Micromonospora sp. NBRC 110009 contains the following coding sequences:
- a CDS encoding TIGR03936 family radical SAM-associated protein: MRYAKRGPLRFTSHRDFARAFERALRRAGAPIAFSQGFTPHPKISYASAAPTGVASEAEYLEIGLREPVDPEQLRLALDAALSPGLDVLEAVEATGGSLADRIEASRWRIELPEVDPDLAEQAVAAFRAAEEIQVERMTKQGRRTFDARAAVIAINVVPPSETPSGAAAVPCAILELVVRQVTPSVRPDDVLSGLRAVAALEPPVAPKVIRLAQGTLTAQGEIVDPLDADRDGAAIGEH; the protein is encoded by the coding sequence ATCCGGTACGCCAAGCGTGGACCGCTCCGGTTCACCTCACACCGGGACTTCGCCCGGGCCTTCGAGCGCGCGCTGCGCCGGGCCGGCGCACCGATCGCCTTCTCCCAGGGCTTCACCCCGCACCCGAAGATCTCGTACGCCTCCGCCGCGCCGACCGGGGTCGCCAGCGAGGCCGAGTATCTGGAGATCGGCCTGCGCGAGCCGGTCGACCCCGAGCAGCTGCGGCTGGCCCTGGACGCCGCGCTCTCGCCCGGGCTGGACGTGCTCGAGGCCGTGGAGGCCACCGGCGGCAGCCTGGCCGACCGGATCGAGGCGTCCCGCTGGCGCATCGAGCTGCCCGAGGTCGACCCGGACCTGGCCGAGCAGGCGGTGGCCGCGTTCCGCGCCGCCGAGGAGATCCAGGTCGAGCGGATGACCAAGCAGGGCCGGCGCACCTTCGACGCCCGGGCCGCCGTGATCGCCATCAATGTGGTGCCCCCGTCGGAGACGCCTTCCGGGGCTGCGGCCGTACCGTGTGCGATACTCGAACTGGTCGTGCGGCAGGTCACCCCGTCCGTACGGCCCGATGACGTCCTTTCCGGCCTCCGCGCGGTGGCCGCCCTGGAGCCGCCGGTCGCTCCGAAGGTGATCCGGCTGGCGCAGGGCACGTTGACCGCGCAGGGCGAGATCGTCGATCCGTTGGATGCGGATCGCGACGGGGCAGCCATCGGAGAGCACTGA